The following DNA comes from Occultella kanbiaonis.
AACGCGGCCGCCGCGGCCACCAGCACCGAGGCGATCGCGCCGATCCCGATGGACCAGCGCGGCCCCCAGGCCTCGGCGACCCAGCCCACGAACGGGGAGCCGATCGGGTTCCCGGCGAACAGCACCACCACGTACAGGCTCATCACGCGGCCCCGGATCGCGGGGTCGGTGCCGATCTGGATGGCGGCGTTCGCGGTCGTGAGCATGGTGATGGAGAAGAAGCCCACCGGGATGCACGCGAGCGCGAAGAGCTCATAGGTGGGCGCGAGCGACATCAGGCCGGAGAACACTCCGAACAGCGCGGCGGCGGCGATCACGCTGCGCACCCGGGGCTGCTTGCGCCGAGCGGCGAGCAGCGCGCCGGCGAGCGACCCGATCGCGAGGATCGAGCCGAGGATGCCGTACTCGCTCGCGTCCTTGCCGAACTCGATCCGGGCCATCACCGCGGAGGTGAGCTGGAAGTTCAGGCCGAGTCCGCCCACCACGAACACGACGATCATGATCATCATGATGTCGCTGCGGTGCCGGACATAGGCCATCCCGGCCCGCAGTTGCCCCTTGGCGCGCGCGATCCGTGGCGACACGTGCAGCTCGGCGGTACGCATGATCGCCATCACGAAGATGGTCGCGGCGAACGAGACCGCGTTGATGATGAACACCCAGCCCGGTCCGACGAGTGCGATCAGGAGCCCGGCCGCGCCGGGTCCGATCAGCCGGGCAGCGTTGAACGACGCACTGTTCAGGGCGACCGCGTTCGCGAGCCCGCTGGCCGGCACGAGCTCGGAGACGAACGTCTGCCTGGCCGGGGCGTCGAACGCGCTCGCCACCCCGAGCAGGGTCGCCAGCACGTACACGTGCCACAGCTCGGCGTGCCCGAACAGCACGAGCGCACCGAGAGCCACCGCGAGCAGACCGAGGATGCCCTGCGTTGCCATGAGCAACTTGCGCCGGTCGATCCGGTCCGCGAGCAGGCCGGCGTACGGGCTGAGCAGCACCGACGGCGCGAACTGCAGCCCGGTGACGATCCCGACGGCGAGGCCCGAGTCGTCGGACAGTTCGGTCAGGACCAACCAGTCCTGGGCGATCCGCTGCATCCAGGTGCCCACGTTGGCCACGAGGGCACCGGCGAACCAGAGCCGGTAGTTGTAGTGCCTCATCGAGGCGAACATCGCGCTCACTGGGTGTAGATCCTCCGCATGATCTCCTCGGCGTCGGAGAGCGTCTGCCGTTCGGCGGGCGTCAGGGATGCGAGCCGTCGGGAGAGCCACTGGTCCCGACGGCGCCGCGTGGCGATGATGTGCTGCTCGCCCGCCTCCGTGAGCGAGACGACGACCTGTCGCTTGTCCCCCGGGTGGGCCGCCTTGGTGACCATGCCGAGGTCCATCAGGGTCTGGATCGTGCGGGTCATCGTGGGCGCGCTCACGTGCTCGCGCTCGGCGAGGGCGCTCGGGCTCTGCGGGCCCAGGTTGAACAGGCCGCCGAGCACCGCTCCCTGTGCCTCGCTGACGGCGTTGGAACGCTCCGCACGCAGCCGCCTCGAGGTGCGCAGCAGGGTCACCCGCAGCCGGGCGGCGAGGCCGCCGTCACCGCGTGACGGTTGCTTGCGCGCAGATGCCGCCGAAGCTCCCCCGAGGGACGCGCCGCCGACGGCGGAACCCGCAGGAGGAGTGGGAGTCGCGTCGGTCACGATACTCGAGTATAGATCATTAGTTCGGCTAAGTAAACTTCGACCTCCGCCGGAGGTGGCGTCCGCAGCCGATTTGCGGCACGTCAGGGTGCGTAATTCTGCCGTTCCGCAACGGTCAACCACTGGTCACGGCCCGTTCACCCGGGCCGCGCCTGGGCGTCCTAGCGTCCGTAGCGTCCCCGTCTGCGCGAAGGAGCAGTCCCCGATGTTGACATCACCCCGCAAGCTCTTGCCGCTGATCGCGAACCACAGCAGCAACCGCTCCCCCATGACCTGCAAGTACCGCTGCGGCGACGCCTGCTTCCACGAGGTGCCGAACACCTCCGAAGGCGCCTACCTCGGCGACATCATCGCCTCCGGCATCTCCCGCCGGAGCCTGCTCAAGGTCGGCGCCGTGGTGGCCGTGGCCGGCGCCGGCGCCGCGACCCTCGGCGCCCAGCCCGCCGCCGCCGCCCCGGCGCAGGCGGCCCGTGGCCTCGCGTTCACGCCCGTCCCGCCGAACTCCGAGCACGCCGTCAGCGTGCCGGAGGGCTACACCTCGAAGGTACTGATCCGGTGGGGCGACGCGCTCTTCTCGGACGCGCCGGCGTTCGACCCCGAGAACCAGAGCGCCGCCGCCCAGGAGCGCCAGTTCGGCTACAACAACGACCACCTCGACCTCTTCGAGATCCGCCGCGACGAGCACGTCATGGTGATCAACCACGAGTACACGAACGAAGAGATCATGTTCCCCGGCTACGACCCGGCGGCTCCCACGCAGGACCAGGTGGAGATCGCCTGGGCCGCGCACGGCCTCACCGTCGTCGGCGTCACCGGTGCGGCGCAGGGTCGCCCCTCCGGCGAGCTGACCACCGTCGTCGACCACCGGCTGAACCGCCGGCTGACGGCGACCACACCGTTCGAGCTGACCGGCCCGGTGGCCGGCAGCGAGCACGTGCGCACGACGGCCGACCCGGACGGCCGCACCGTGCTCGGCACCCTGAACAACTGCGCCGGCGGCGTGACGCCGTGGCGGACCTGGCTGACCGCCGAGGAGAACTTCAACCAGTACTTCGCAGGAGCGGACGAGGTGACCGACCCGGTGGTCCGCGAGCGGCTGCGTCGCTACGGCCTGCCCGGTGGCGCCTCGGAGCGGAAGTGGGAGGCGTACGACCCGCGATTCGACCTCGGCGCGGAGCCGAACGAGGTGAACCGGTTCGGCTGGATCGTCGAGGTCGACCCGTTCGACCCCGAGTCCACCCCCCGCAAGCGCACCGCCCTCGGCCGGTTCAAGCACGAGGCGGCCAACATCCACCTGAGCCGGCAGAACCAGGTGGTCGCCTACATGGGTGACGACGAGCGGTTCGACTACCTGTACAAGTTCGTCTCCCGGGATGCCTTCCGCCGCAACAACCCCGAGCACAACGCCACCCTGCTGGACAACGGCACCCTGTACGTCGCGCTGTTCAACGGGAACTCGCCGGTCGAGGAGATCGACGGGTCCGGCACCCTCCCCAGCGACGGTGGGTTCGACGGCGCCGGCGAGTGGATCCCGATCGTCACCAGCGACGAGGCCGGCGCGCACTCCCACGTGGAGGGCATGACCGGCGTCGAGGTGCTGCTGTTCACCCGCCAGGCCGGCGACGCCGTGGGCGCCACGAAGATGGACCGGCCGGAGGACGTCGAGACGAACCCGCTGACCGGTGTGCTCTACGTCGCGCTGACCAACAACACCAACCGCGGCACCGGCACGAACCCCGGCCCGGACGAGACGAACCCGCGCTCGTCCAACCGGCACGGGCACGTCATCGAGCTGATGGAGACCGGGAACGACCCGCGCGCCTACACCTTCGACTGGCGGATCTTCCTGCTCTGCGGGGACCCGAACGACCCGAGCACCTACTTCGCCGGGTACGACAAGTCGCAGGTGTCCCCGATCTCCTGCCCGGACAACGTCACCTTCGACCCCTACGGGAACCTCTGGATCAGCACCGACGGCAACGCCCTCGGCACGAACGACGGGCTGTTCGGCGTCGCCGTCGACGGGGAGTACCGCGGCCAGGTCAAGCAGTTCCTGACCGTGCCGATCTCCGCGGAGACCTGTGGCCCCAAGGTCACCGAGACCCGCGTGCTGGTCTGCGTGCAGCACCCGGGTGAGCGCTCCGGCGCCACGTTCGAGAACCAGTTCTCGCACTGGCCCGACGGCGGCACGTCCGTCCCGCGGCCGGCCGTCGTCGTCGCATGGCGTCCGGACGGTATCCGGATCGGCCGCTGAGCGAGCCGGCCCTCATCCGGTGCGCGTCAGCCGAACCAGACCTGCAGCGGTCCGCGGATGTAGTAGAGGACGAACAGGATCGCCGCGCCCCACATCAGCGGGTGCACCTTCGAGGCCTTGCCGACGGCGATCTTGATCACGACGAAGGCGATGAAGCCGGCGCCCATGCCCGCGGTGATCGAATAGGTGAACGGCATCAGGATGATCGCCAGGAACGCTGGGAGGGAGACCTCGATGTTCTTCCAGTCGATCCCGGTCACCTGGGACATCATCAGGAAGCCGACCAGCACCAGCGCCGGGGTGGCGGCCTCCGACGGGACGATGTCCACGATCGGGGACAGGAACGTGGCGAGCAGGAACGCGATGCCGGTGACCACCGAGGCGAGCCCGGTCCGGGCCCCCTCACCCACACCGGCCGCGGACTCGATGTAGCTGGTGTTGGACGAGACCGACCCGGCGCCACCGGCGACCGCGGCGATGGAGTCCACCACGAGGATCGCGCGAGTGCGCGGCGGGTTGCCCTGTTCGTCCAGGAGCCCGGCCTCGCTGCCGACCGCGACCATCGTGCCCATCGTGTCGAAGAAGTCGGCGAGCAGCAGGGAGAACACGAGCAGGACGACGGTGATGATGCCGACCTTCTCGATCGACCCGAACAGCGAGAAGTTCCCGAGCAGGTCGAAGTCCGGGACCGCGACGGGCGAATCCGGGAGCGCCGGTGTGTTGAGCTTCCACCCGCTCGCGTTCGACCCGTCCGGGGTCTGCGGGCCGATGTTCGCGATCGCCTCGATGATGATCGCCAGGACGGTGGCGGCGATGATCGAGATGAGCAGGGCGCCCTTCACCTTCTTGACCCAGAGCACGATCGTGAGGATCAGCCCGATCACGAACACCAGCATCGGCCACCCGACCAGGGAACCGCCGATCCCGAGCTCCACCGGCGTGGCCAGGGATGCCGGGATCCGGACGATGCCCGCGTCGACGAGGCCGATGAACGCGATGAACAGGCCGATGCCGACACTGATCGCGGTCTTGAGCTCCACCGGCACCGCCTTGAAGACCGCCTCCCGGAACCCGGTGAGCACCAGGACGAGGATGATGATGCCCTCGAGCACCACGATGCCCATCGCGTCCGCCCAGGTCATGTCCGGCAGGATCGCGATCGAGAACGCGACCACGGCGTTCAGGCCGAGCCCGGCGGCGAGCGCGATCGGGAAGTTCGCGGCCACCCCCATCACGATCGACATCACGCCGGCGATCAGGGCGGTCGCGGCGGCGACCTTGGCGACCGACGTCGCCCCGTCGCCGCCGAGGAAGTTGCCGGTGCCGTCGGCCACGGTGCCGATGATCAGCGGGTTCAGAACGATGATGTAGCTCATCGCGAAGAACGTGACGAGGCCTCCACGGACCTCCCGTCCGACGGTCGAACCACGCTCGGAGATCTTGAAGAACTTGTCCAGGGGACCGGACGCCACGGCCGCGTCATCGGTGCGAGGGGTGCTCATGGGTCGCCATCCTGGCAGAGGAACGATGCGCGGAACACCCTTGGACACCCGGCCCGGTCGCACCCGGTCCTGTCCTACGATCGGGGGGTGTCCCCCTCCCCTGACCGCCCGGCGCCGAAGGAGCTCGCTCCCGCGCGGGTGAACGCGAAGGCGCTCGTCCTGGTCGGCATCGGAGCATGGCTGGCTGCCCTCGTGGTGCTCGGGGTGCTGCACCTGACCGGGTCGGTCATCGACGGACGCTGGCCGCTGATCTGCGTCGCCGGCCTGCTCCTGGGCTGGGTCGGGTTCTGGTGGCTGCACCGCGTCCATCTCATCAACGACGAAGGAATCTCCGAGTGAAACTGCTGCTCCCGAACTCGATCCCCATCACCGTCACGGCGCCCGACGGCGTCACGACCGCGGTCTACGACGTCGCCGCCCCGATCCCCGCCGAGCACAGTGACGCGGAGGCGATCGTGGTGTGGGGCAGCTCGGGCGAGCGGATCGCGGCCATGGTGACCGAGCTGCCGAAGCTCCGGTGGATTCAGGCCCTGATGGCCGGCACCGACTCCGTGGCCGCGGCCGGGTTCGACGATTCCGTGGTGCTGACGTCCGGTGGCGGGCTGCACGACGCGCCCGTCGCCGAGCACACCCTCGCGCTCATCCTCGCGGCCGCGCGCCGGCTCGATACGGCCGTCCGCGCCGGTGACGCCCACGAGTGGTACAAGTCCCTGGACGTGAACCAGGCGTTCGGGACCGCCGGGACGTTCACCACGCTGTTCGGAGCGAAGGTCGTGATCTGGGGCTTCGGCGGGATCGGCACCCGGCTGGCCGGCTTCCTCACCGCGCTCGGAGCCCAGGTGACCGGAGTGGCCACCACCGCCGGGGAACGGGCCGGCTACCGGGTGATCACCCCCGCGGACCTGCCCGGCGAGCTCGCCGACACCGACGTGCTCGTCGACATCCTCCCGGCGCTGCCGACCACGCAGAAGGTGGTCGACGCCGCGATCCTTGGCGCGCTGCCGGCGCACGCCTGGTTCGTCAACGTCGGCCGGGGCGCCACCGTGGACGAGGCCGCGCTGCGGCAGGCACTGGTCGAGCAGAGCATCGGCGGCGCCGCGCTGGACGTGTTCGCCACCGAGCCGCTGCCCGCTGACGACCCGCTCTGGGGCTCCCCCAACCTGATCGTCACCCCGCACAGCGCGGGTGGCCGCCCGCAGGACCCGGAGCAG
Coding sequences within:
- a CDS encoding MFS transporter, which gives rise to MSAMFASMRHYNYRLWFAGALVANVGTWMQRIAQDWLVLTELSDDSGLAVGIVTGLQFAPSVLLSPYAGLLADRIDRRKLLMATQGILGLLAVALGALVLFGHAELWHVYVLATLLGVASAFDAPARQTFVSELVPASGLANAVALNSASFNAARLIGPGAAGLLIALVGPGWVFIINAVSFAATIFVMAIMRTAELHVSPRIARAKGQLRAGMAYVRHRSDIMMIMIVVFVVGGLGLNFQLTSAVMARIEFGKDASEYGILGSILAIGSLAGALLAARRKQPRVRSVIAAAALFGVFSGLMSLAPTYELFALACIPVGFFSITMLTTANAAIQIGTDPAIRGRVMSLYVVVLFAGNPIGSPFVGWVAEAWGPRWSIGIGAIASVLVAAAAALWAHRNWQIEVSYRLRRRPHLILTNAEERAARERARVEVASQQATDGGQAA
- a CDS encoding NCS2 family permease; its protein translation is MSTPRTDDAAVASGPLDKFFKISERGSTVGREVRGGLVTFFAMSYIIVLNPLIIGTVADGTGNFLGGDGATSVAKVAAATALIAGVMSIVMGVAANFPIALAAGLGLNAVVAFSIAILPDMTWADAMGIVVLEGIIILVLVLTGFREAVFKAVPVELKTAISVGIGLFIAFIGLVDAGIVRIPASLATPVELGIGGSLVGWPMLVFVIGLILTIVLWVKKVKGALLISIIAATVLAIIIEAIANIGPQTPDGSNASGWKLNTPALPDSPVAVPDFDLLGNFSLFGSIEKVGIITVVLLVFSLLLADFFDTMGTMVAVGSEAGLLDEQGNPPRTRAILVVDSIAAVAGGAGSVSSNTSYIESAAGVGEGARTGLASVVTGIAFLLATFLSPIVDIVPSEAATPALVLVGFLMMSQVTGIDWKNIEVSLPAFLAIILMPFTYSITAGMGAGFIAFVVIKIAVGKASKVHPLMWGAAILFVLYYIRGPLQVWFG
- a CDS encoding NAD(P)-dependent oxidoreductase — protein: MKLLLPNSIPITVTAPDGVTTAVYDVAAPIPAEHSDAEAIVVWGSSGERIAAMVTELPKLRWIQALMAGTDSVAAAGFDDSVVLTSGGGLHDAPVAEHTLALILAAARRLDTAVRAGDAHEWYKSLDVNQAFGTAGTFTTLFGAKVVIWGFGGIGTRLAGFLTALGAQVTGVATTAGERAGYRVITPADLPGELADTDVLVDILPALPTTQKVVDAAILGALPAHAWFVNVGRGATVDEAALRQALVEQSIGGAALDVFATEPLPADDPLWGSPNLIVTPHSAGGRPQDPEQRIEENLRRFLAGEELLYTV
- a CDS encoding MarR family transcriptional regulator; this encodes MTDATPTPPAGSAVGGASLGGASAASARKQPSRGDGGLAARLRVTLLRTSRRLRAERSNAVSEAQGAVLGGLFNLGPQSPSALAEREHVSAPTMTRTIQTLMDLGMVTKAAHPGDKRQVVVSLTEAGEQHIIATRRRRDQWLSRRLASLTPAERQTLSDAEEIMRRIYTQ
- a CDS encoding DUF2530 domain-containing protein, which translates into the protein MSPSPDRPAPKELAPARVNAKALVLVGIGAWLAALVVLGVLHLTGSVIDGRWPLICVAGLLLGWVGFWWLHRVHLINDEGISE
- a CDS encoding PhoX family protein; amino-acid sequence: MLTSPRKLLPLIANHSSNRSPMTCKYRCGDACFHEVPNTSEGAYLGDIIASGISRRSLLKVGAVVAVAGAGAATLGAQPAAAAPAQAARGLAFTPVPPNSEHAVSVPEGYTSKVLIRWGDALFSDAPAFDPENQSAAAQERQFGYNNDHLDLFEIRRDEHVMVINHEYTNEEIMFPGYDPAAPTQDQVEIAWAAHGLTVVGVTGAAQGRPSGELTTVVDHRLNRRLTATTPFELTGPVAGSEHVRTTADPDGRTVLGTLNNCAGGVTPWRTWLTAEENFNQYFAGADEVTDPVVRERLRRYGLPGGASERKWEAYDPRFDLGAEPNEVNRFGWIVEVDPFDPESTPRKRTALGRFKHEAANIHLSRQNQVVAYMGDDERFDYLYKFVSRDAFRRNNPEHNATLLDNGTLYVALFNGNSPVEEIDGSGTLPSDGGFDGAGEWIPIVTSDEAGAHSHVEGMTGVEVLLFTRQAGDAVGATKMDRPEDVETNPLTGVLYVALTNNTNRGTGTNPGPDETNPRSSNRHGHVIELMETGNDPRAYTFDWRIFLLCGDPNDPSTYFAGYDKSQVSPISCPDNVTFDPYGNLWISTDGNALGTNDGLFGVAVDGEYRGQVKQFLTVPISAETCGPKVTETRVLVCVQHPGERSGATFENQFSHWPDGGTSVPRPAVVVAWRPDGIRIGR